A region of the Spirochaetota bacterium genome:
CGAATCGTTTTGCCCGTTTCTCATACTGTTCTGTGAATAGTATCCTAGGCACGACGAATTCTCTTCATGTGCCGTGCCGCCGGCTCGATCCGGTAGCGGCCTTTCTTCATATCGGCGCGGGATTGTGCCAGTGCCGCCTCGAGTTCACATTCCCTGAGATGGTTGTACTGCGCAATAGGGATGATGACAAACTCGGTTTTCCCCCGAACAGTCACCAGCACTTCATGCTCGCCCTTGTTCGATGCGCCGGAGATCGCGCTTACACCCTTCGTTTTTAGATCATTCGCCGTAATCGTCGTACTCATATATGCCGCCTTGTCCCGAATGCTGTGAATAGTACTATTAATCGCACGCTATGTCAAGAAGAAGACTTCGCGCGGATTTTTGTTATAATAGAATCGCACAGAGGTACGAGGAGGGCATCATGAAAAAGCGAGTCCTCATCTGCGGCGGTGTGCGGACGCCCATCGGTCATCTCGGCAAGACGCTTGCAGCGGTGCAGCCGGAAGACCTGCTTACCCATGCGATCAAGGGCCTTTTGGCACAGTATTCGCTCGATCCGGCAGCCATTGACGGGCTTATTATGGGCTGGGTAGGGCAGGGCTCGCATGCGCCGAACATAGCCCGTATCGCGGGGCTGCTTTCCGGCATACCCGAGACCGCGACCGCATATACCGTACAAAGCAACTGCGTATCCGGCATGGAATCGATAGCATCGGCGGTGCGTGCCATACAGCTTGATGAAGGCGAGGTGTTCATCGCAGGCGGGACGGAATCGATGTCGAGCTTTCCCTATGCGATACGCGGCGCCCGCTCCCAGAAGCCGCTTCGCAATATGAACGCGCTGAAAGCGAATTGGCAGACGCTTTGGGATGATAAGGAAGTTGCCATCATCGACTGTATCGAAGAGGGATTGACCGATCAGGTAAAGCATATCAATATGGCAGAAACGGCCGAGGTATGCGCCCAGCGATACGGGATAACCCGCACCATGCAGGATGATTACGCGGCGGAAACATTCCGTCGATGCTTTGCCGCCGAAGAGAACGGTTTTTATGGTTCGCATGTCATCCCGTTCTCGGCGAACGGCGTGTCGCTCGAACGTGACGAATATGTCTATGCACGCAAGGCGCTCGTCGAGGATGCATCGATGTTCACCAAAGCGCCCGTGCTCTTCCAGACAACGGACCACCCCTTCTCGAAATTCTACGACGATTTCGGCGCGTTCATCCCGGAAAGGAAATATCATGCGGGTGAAACTGAACCGACAGTGACGCTGTTCAACTCCTGCGCGAGAAGTGATGCCGCCGCGGCGGTCATCGTGGCGTCAGAAAGCGCCGCAGTCCGATTGGGCCTTCCGGTACTTGCCGAAGTGCTGTCATACGCCACCGCCGGGGTGAACCCCGCGTATATGGGCATTGCACCTGCGCATGCGGCACCCATTGCGCTCAAACGTGCCGGCGTGAGCTTCGATGCGGTCACGAATATCGAGCTCCATGAGGCGTTCGCGGCAACGGTGTTGTCAGCGTTCGCTGAATCGAAGAAGGAATTCGGCTGTGACTGGGAAGCGCTCTGGCGCGATGGACGGCTCAACCCGCATGGGGGGTCGATACCGCTCGGTCATCCGTTGGCGGCTACGGGTACGCGTCTCGTATTGAGCCTCATCTACGCGATGATGGAGAATAAGGATTCGAAATTCGGACTGGCCGCGGCATGCGCGTCGGGCGGCATCGGCGGGGCAATGGTTATAGCGCGGCCGTGATCGGGAGGGCGTCATGAACTTCCGGCGATTCTTCGACGAGGCGAAACGGGACCCCAGGCGTATCGTGTTCGCCGAACCGATGGACGAGCGTACGCTTTCCGCGATAGCGATAATACAAAGGGAGAGACTTGCCGTACCGATACTCATCGGAGAGCCGGATGATATACGCCGTCGTGCTGAATCTCTCGGTGCCGACATCGGCGATGTGGCCATTGTTCCGGTGTCGGATGCCCGACGTGAGCGCTTCGCTCATGAATACTGCAAGCGGCGCGATGTGAGCGACTCTGTCGCTGAACGTCTTATCGCAAAACCGCTCTATTTCGGAGGGATGATGGTCTCTCTCGGTGATGCCGACGGCATGCTTTCAGGCGCAATAAGTACGACGGCGTCCGTTATTAAGGCCGCTGCAATGACCGTCGGCATGCGCGAAGGGTTTACGCATCCCTTTGCCTATATGGCGCTCCTCATACCAGATCTCCTCGGCGAGACGGACAAGCTGTTCTTCTTCGCCGATGCGGCGGTAACGATATCACCGAACACCGAAGAGCTCGCTGCTATCGGCGTGGCCGTCGCGCAAGCGGTGCGTACCGAATTCAATATCGAACCGATGGTCGCTTTCCTTTCGTATTCTACCCGCGGTTCCGGACAGGGCGCAAGCGTCGATATCGTGCGGGATGCCGTCGAACGGGCGAAGAACATGGCGCCGGATGTCGCTATCGACGGGGAGCTTCAGCTGGACGCCGCCATAATCCCCGAGGTCGCGGAACGCAAAGCAAAGGACAGCCCGGTCGCCGGCAGGGCGAATGTGCTCGTGTTCCCGGACCTTGATGCGGGGAATATCGGATACAAGATCGCACAGTACATGAGCGGCGGGCATGCGTACGGTCCCGTGCTCATCGGCCTTAAAAAACCGGTCAATGACATGTCCCGCGGTGTTTCCGTGGAGGATATCGTCGGTACGGCTGTCATAACCGTGCTTCAGGCGCAGCACGTATAACCGGGAATATCGCCATTTTCATATCCCCCGTTGGGGGTAGAACAATTCTG
Encoded here:
- a CDS encoding thiolase family protein, with translation MKKRVLICGGVRTPIGHLGKTLAAVQPEDLLTHAIKGLLAQYSLDPAAIDGLIMGWVGQGSHAPNIARIAGLLSGIPETATAYTVQSNCVSGMESIASAVRAIQLDEGEVFIAGGTESMSSFPYAIRGARSQKPLRNMNALKANWQTLWDDKEVAIIDCIEEGLTDQVKHINMAETAEVCAQRYGITRTMQDDYAAETFRRCFAAEENGFYGSHVIPFSANGVSLERDEYVYARKALVEDASMFTKAPVLFQTTDHPFSKFYDDFGAFIPERKYHAGETEPTVTLFNSCARSDAAAAVIVASESAAVRLGLPVLAEVLSYATAGVNPAYMGIAPAHAAPIALKRAGVSFDAVTNIELHEAFAATVLSAFAESKKEFGCDWEALWRDGRLNPHGGSIPLGHPLAATGTRLVLSLIYAMMENKDSKFGLAAACASGGIGGAMVIARP
- a CDS encoding phosphate acyltransferase, which encodes MNFRRFFDEAKRDPRRIVFAEPMDERTLSAIAIIQRERLAVPILIGEPDDIRRRAESLGADIGDVAIVPVSDARRERFAHEYCKRRDVSDSVAERLIAKPLYFGGMMVSLGDADGMLSGAISTTASVIKAAAMTVGMREGFTHPFAYMALLIPDLLGETDKLFFFADAAVTISPNTEELAAIGVAVAQAVRTEFNIEPMVAFLSYSTRGSGQGASVDIVRDAVERAKNMAPDVAIDGELQLDAAIIPEVAERKAKDSPVAGRANVLVFPDLDAGNIGYKIAQYMSGGHAYGPVLIGLKKPVNDMSRGVSVEDIVGTAVITVLQAQHV
- a CDS encoding type II toxin-antitoxin system prevent-host-death family antitoxin; its protein translation is MSTTITANDLKTKGVSAISGASNKGEHEVLVTVRGKTEFVIIPIAQYNHLRECELEAALAQSRADMKKGRYRIEPAARHMKRIRRA